One Ananas comosus cultivar F153 linkage group 1, ASM154086v1, whole genome shotgun sequence DNA window includes the following coding sequences:
- the LOC109718710 gene encoding ACT domain-containing protein ACR4-like produces the protein MDGELSSWWDSDDEYEKFIQKMNPPRVVIDNESCSDATVVHVDSANKYGILLEVVQVLTDLNLIITKAYISSDGGWFMDVFNVTNQDGEKIRDETALNEIVDYIRKSLGADSCFVPSRRRSVGVEPSSDYTSIELTGTDRPGLLSEVSAVLTGLRCNVVNAEVWTHNTRAAAVMQVTDEETGSAITDPERLSKIKELLCNVLRGNNKGRVAKTTVSTGATHTERRLHQMMFDDRDYQRSDEDAESGSQRPKVTVVNWFDKDYSVVTVRCKDRPKLLFDTVCTLTDMQYVVFHGNVVAERPEAYQEYYIRHIDGSPVNSEAERQRVIQCLEAAIERRVSEGLKLELCTGDRVGLLSDVTRIFRENGLNVTRAEVSTRGGKAVNTFYVRGAAGSTVDSKALDSIRQEIGQTVLQVKGHADNTKPHRQESPTRFLFGGLFKSRSLYNLGLARSYT, from the exons ATGG ATGGAGAATTGAGTTCTTGGTGGGACAGCGACGACGAGTACGAGAAATTCATTCAGAAAATGAACCCTCCCAG GGTTGTGATCGACAACGAATCGTGCTCGGATGCGACAGTTGTTCAC GTTGATAGTGCTAATAAGTATGGGATCTTGTTAGAAGTAGTTCAGGTTCTCACTGATTTGAATCTGATTATAACCAAAGCTTACATATCTTCGGACGGCGGATGGTTCATGGATG TATTCAACGTCACGAATCAAGATGGGGAGAAAATACGGGACGAAACGGCGCTAAATGAGATTGTTGATTATATTCGCAAG TCTCTTGGAGCTGATTCCTGTTTTGTGCCTTCGCGGAGGAGATCGGTAGGAGTCGAACCATCTTCTGATTACACGTCGATAGAGCTTACGGGAACCGATCGGCCCGGATTGCTCTCCGAGGTGAGCGCGGTTCTCACCGGCCTAAGGTGCAATGTGGTGAACGCCGAGGTGTGGACCCACAATACGCGCGCTGCGGCGGTGATGCAG GTGACCGACGAGGAGACCGGCTCGGCGATCACCGACCCCGAGAGGCTTTCGAAAATTAAAGAGCTTCTTTGCAATGTGCTTAGAGGGAACAATAAAGGCCGGGTGGCCAAGACGACAGTTTCCACCGGGGCCACCCACACGGAGCGGCGGCTTCACCAGATGATGTTTGACGATCGAGATTACCAACGGTCGGATGAAGATGCTGAGAGTGGTAGTCAGAGGCCGAAGGTGACTGTAGTGAATTGGTTCGATAAGGATTACTCCGTGGTGACCGTTCGGTGTAAGGATCGGCCAAAGCTTCTGTTCGATACAGTTTGCACCTTGACGGATATGCAGTATGTGGTTTTCCACGGGAATGTCGTTGCAGAGCGCCCCGAAGCTTATCAG GAGTACTACATTAGACACATCGACGGGTCGCCCGTGAACTCAGAAGCCGAAAGACAGAGAGTTATTCAGTGCCTAGAAGCAGCTATTGAACGGCGAGTTTCAGAG GGTCTGAAGTTGGAGTTGTGCACAGGCGATAGGGTGGGCCTACTATCGGACGTCACGCGCATATTCCGCGAAAACGGCCTGAACGTAACGAGGGCTGAGGTCTCGACGAGAGGAGGCAAAGCCGTCAATACTTTCTATGTGCGTGGGGCCGCTGGTAGCACGGTCGATTCCAAGGCTTTAGATTCGATTCGCCAAGAAATCGGCCAGACCGTGCTTCAAGTGAAAGGGCACGCCGATAATACTAAACCGCATCGGCAAGAGTCCCCAACCCGATTTCTCTTCGGCGGTCTTTTCAAGTCGAGATCTCTGTACAATTTGGGTCTGGCCAGGTCCTATACATGA